One region of Oryza sativa Japonica Group chromosome 5, ASM3414082v1 genomic DNA includes:
- the LOC4338325 gene encoding uncharacterized protein, giving the protein MSGAGGGFLADANDPWLKPRLLRAVVGERLPRPGTDLPPAELASILDAVRTHGLLTERQPGPHDPKLAEAWRAAVDAWVERIGELMQNNLPYSCWLGTCFLGLTFQECCNERFAESYSSWFEKILSNLQEPSTVQLVIIVSCTSMSDLFVRLARFLNLKKEASSFAGRLVEPVLLLLNGNGQVADEAVDLLRTVIKLYPSSLNRHYNKVESAIATNVMSSEVNIKLKEKFARALASLPSVRVSEESWSLMIQKILIVVNNLLNDAFIGLEEEKKGHEILMLLVPPGNDPPLMLGDQTKWSGGNVHVTKKFRVYTVPTISVLIHCCCVMLTSYYPVQVNVPVRALIALTRRVLSVDGSLHKKLFPSTTSLHQELICFELPSLHSTFLDLLSATIKGMRSQLLPHAANIVRLITKYFEIAKLSTMRTKVYGIVQQLLTSMGVGISMHLLEAIVSNSVADLDDSCGQDMTSLSTKPTIATNESSSKSYSKKRKQETDSQNLHVSGSDKTVISPKKRKSSSMSTTSETTADVRMLTPLSVKLAALETLEILLNVGGSLRTDHWRAEVDLLLINIARSACDTGGRYEYKLSSAVGETSIADFQLASLKALLASFLSSHARPPYLAQGIELFRRGKLEIGTKLAEFCSHALLALDVLTHPRALSLESAAPSGPGLTYGAPEKAIFGTEKYRFSLSGNQSQALEDDDPYDDWLTSTKVSEPTGSPAKDSPVGKEKAIEKSQGEKQITPVEEHQQIDLAVVPAAIQDVPTSGKTDIEMADAATTETVNLKATDNPSSSNDGLTQVRTLLPDLNQQVAAPVSDEGHTDIVDHLRNKTSAFDASLSKTVTGGEAPQSGSGSSHFMQSSKTDDSDVESEDSMPGIVDGDPDSD; this is encoded by the exons ATGTCCGGCGCTGGTGGCGGATTCCTCGCCGACGCGAACGACCCCTGGCTCAAGCCGCGGCTGCTGCGGGCGGTGGTCGGCGAGCGGCTGCCGAGGCCCGGGACCGACCTGCCGCCGGCGGAGCTCGCCTCCATCCTCGACGCGGTGCGCACGCATGGCCTCCTTACGGAGCGCCAACCCGGGCCGCACGACCCGAAGCTCGCCGAGGCGTGGCGTGCCGCCGTCGACGCGTGGGTCGAGCGCATTGGTGAGCTCATGCAGAACAACTTG CCATACAGTTGTTGGTTGGGTACTTGCTTTCTCGGTCTGACGTTCCAAGAGTGCTGCAATGAGCGCTTTGCAGAATCATACTCCAGTTGGTTTGAGAAAATTCTTAGTAACTTGCAG GAACCATCTACTGTGCAACTTGTTATTATAGTCTCTTGTACTTCCATGTCTGATTTATTTGTGAG ACTGGCAAGGTTTTTGAACTTAAAGAAAGAGGCATCATCATTTGCTGGAAGACTTGTTGAACCTGTGCTGCTGCTTTTAAATGGAAATGGTCAAGTGGCT GATGAAGCAGTTGATTTGCTGAGGACAGTTATTAAATTGTACCCATCATCTTTAAATCGACATTACAATAAA GTTGAATCCGCCATTGCAACAAATGTAATGAGTTCAGAAGTCAATATCAAACTAAAGGAG AAATTCGCAAGAGCCTTAGCATCATTACCTTCTGTCCGAGTATCTGAGGAGAGTTGGTCATTGATGATTCAAAAGATACTAATTGTGGTAAATAATCTTTTGAATGATGCATTTATTGGGCTGGAAGAAG AAAAGAAAGGCCATGAGATTCTAATGTTACTAGTTCCACCTGGAAATGATCCTCCACTAATGCTGGGAGATCAAACAAAGTGGTCTGGAGGAAATGTGCATGTCACAAAGAAATTTCGTGTCTATACTGTTCCTACTATTTCAGTCCTTATTCATTGCTGCTGTGTGATGCTGACTAGTTATTATCCAGTTCAG GTGAATGTCCCAGTGCGTGCTTTGATAGCTTTGACACGGAGAGTTCTGTCAGTTGATGGGTCATTGCATAAAAAGTTATTCCCTTCAACAACTTCCTTGCACCAAGAGCTTATTTGTTTTGAGCTTCCATCATTGCATTCTACTTTCTTGGATTTGCTCAGTGCAACAATAAAAGGAATGCGAAG CCAACTTTTGCCACATGCTGCTAATATTGTTCGGCTCATAACTAAGTACTTTGAAATAGCGAAGTTGTCTACTATGAGGACAAAAGTATACGGCATTGTGCAGCAGTTGCTGACATCCATGGGCGTTG GGATATCTATGCACTTGCTTGAGGCCATAGTAAGCAATTCAGTTGCTGATCTGGACGACAGCTGTGGCCAAGATATGACTTCATTAAGCACAAAACCTACTATAGCGACAAATGAATCATCATCAAAAAGTTATTCCAAGAAGAGGAAGCAAGAAACagattcacaaaatttacatgtcTCCGGTTCAGACAAAACAGTAATCAGCCctaagaaaaggaaaagttCTTCCATGTCAACTACTTCTGAAACTACAGCTGATGTTAGAATGTTGACTCCACTCTCTGTGAAACTAGCAGCTCTTGAAACGCTGGAAATTCTACTTAATGTG GGGGGTTCACTGAGGACAGATCACTGGAGGGCAGAGGTGGACTTGCTCCTAATTAACATAGCTAGAAGTGCTTGTGACACAGGAGGGAGGTACGAGTACAAACTATCATCTGCAGTTGGGGAGACAAGCATAGCAGACTTCCAGCTTGCTTCATTGAAGGCATTGTTGgcatcttttctttcttctcatgCCCGCCCTCCTTATTTAGCCCAAGGAATTGAACTCTTCAGAAGAG GAAAGCTAGAGATAGGCACTAAGCTTGCAGAATTTTGTTCACATGCTTTGCTGGCTTTGGATGTCCTTACACATCCTCGAGCACTTTCTCTAGAAAGTGCAGCTCCTTCAGGCCCTGGACTCACCTACGGTGCAcctgaaaaggcaattttcGGTACTGAAAAATATAGGTTTTCACTGTCTGGAAACCAATCTCAGGCTTTGGAGGATGACGACCCTTATGATGATTGGTTGACATCCACCAAGGTCAGTGAACCAACAGGTTCTCCAGCGAAAGATAGCCCTGTAGGAAAAGAGAAAGCAATTGAGAAGTCGCAAGGTGAAAAGCAAATCACCCCTGTGGAAGAACATCAACAAATAGATTTAGCTGTAGTTCCTGCGGCCATACAAGACGTTCCAACGTCTGGGAAGACTGATATTGAAATGGCGGATGCGGCCACTACAGAAACGGTCAATCTAAAAGCAACGGATAATCCTTCAAGCTCCAATGATGGTTTAACTCAAGTCCGCACACTGCTACCTGATCTCAACCAACAGGTAGCTGCCCCAGTCTCCGACGAAGGGCACACTGACATTGTCGATCATCTTCGGAACAAAACGTCAGCTTTTGATGCATCATTAAGCAAAACAGTAACTGGAGGTGAAGCACCGCAATCTGGTTCTGGTTCTTCCCACTTCATGCAGTCCAGCAAAACTGATGATTCTGATGTGGAATCAGAAGATTCAATGCCAGGTATTGTTGATGGCGACCCTGACTCTGACTAG